The region CGACGGATATCGCTTCGGCCCGCCGTGAAAACCTGGATCCGACCCCAAATCGGACCGGAAGGGAATCCCTTCCCCGCCTGCGCCTGTGTTATCTTCCGACCCGATCCGGGAGAGTAAAATGAACCGCAGGAGTTTTATCCCATTTTTGGGAATTGCCTCCGGAGCCGGCGCGTTCTCCTGCGCGGGCCTGGCTTATTGGGCGGTGCGGGAGCCCGGCGCCGAATTTGAGGAATTCAGTTGCGGGAAGGAGAAGACCATGGGAGACAGAATTCTGATTGCCTACGCCAGCAAATGCGGGTCGACCGGCGGGGTGGCCGAGGAGATCGGGAAGATGCTGTGCGAATCCGGTGCGGCGGTGGACGTCAAACGGGTGCAGGATGTCAGGGATCTCCAACCCTACCGGGCGGTGATCCTGGGAACCGCGCTGCGCATGGAAAAACCGCTTCCGGAGGCGGTGAATTTCGCAAAGAAAAACCGCGCTATCCTCGCCGCGCTCCCGACGGCGTGTTTTTCCGTCGGATTGGCCATGAAGGAGGATACTCCGGAAAACCGCGAAAAGACGAAGCGCATGCTGGCGCCGTTGTGGAGCGAGATTCCAAATCCCGTCGGCGTCGGTTTGTTCGGCGGCAAGCTGGATTACAGCACCCTCTCCCCGATTTTGCGGTGGATGTTTTCGCTGGATAAATCCGGCGAGATGGCGGAAGGCGACTGGCGCGACTGGGATTCCATCCGCGCCTGGGCCAAGGAATTGCTGCCGCTGCTCTGACCGCCTTGCGCGGGCGCCGGCGGCGTCGGAAGTGAAAGGATCATGAGGAAAAAAGCGATTGCGGCGGCGCTCGTCCTCGGAGCGATTCTGACGGCGGGCTATTTCGGGCTGAAGAAGAACATCGATGTTTCGGGGATGCAGACCTTCGAGACGGAACACTTCCGGATCCATTACGTCCTTCTCGAAGAAACTACAAAATCCGACATCGCCAACGCGCTCGAAACCGCCTACCCCCGCATCGCCGCCTTTTTTGCGGTGGAACGCGAACCGAAATCGGCGGTCGTTGTCTATCCGGGCGCGGAGGAATTTCAACACGCCTACCTCGGCCATCTTCTTGCCCGGGCGTATGGCGACTGGGCGGCCGGAGCGGCATACGAAACAATGGTGTTGTGCGCCAGCCCCGAAAATCCGGGCAGCCAACACACCTATGACGACATTCTTCAAATCCTCGTCCACGAATATGTGCATACGCGGATCTACCGGATCAACGAATTCCCGAACGTCTGGCTCGACGAAGGATTGGCCACCTACCTGGCCGGGCAGGAAAGCGCACTTCCGGAAATCCTTCCCGATTTCGAAGCATTCAATCAGGACGACACGGGCGCGTTCCTGGACCACGACGGCTACGCCGTCGCCTATTCGTTCATCGCTTACCTGGATAGGACGTACGGCAA is a window of Anaerolineales bacterium DNA encoding:
- a CDS encoding flavodoxin domain-containing protein, translated to MGDRILIAYASKCGSTGGVAEEIGKMLCESGAAVDVKRVQDVRDLQPYRAVILGTALRMEKPLPEAVNFAKKNRAILAALPTACFSVGLAMKEDTPENREKTKRMLAPLWSEIPNPVGVGLFGGKLDYSTLSPILRWMFSLDKSGEMAEGDWRDWDSIRAWAKELLPLL